In Blautia sp. SC05B48, a single genomic region encodes these proteins:
- a CDS encoding ArsR/SmtB family transcription factor, producing MKKTHIDYPINDDTLYRLADLFKVFGDPTRIRILYVLSVEELCVQDIADRLSMTQSAISHQLRVLKQMSLVKFRRDGKTIYYSLADSHVATIMNQGLEHVTEE from the coding sequence ATGAAGAAAACACATATAGATTACCCGATCAATGATGATACACTGTACCGGCTTGCCGACCTGTTCAAGGTTTTCGGTGATCCTACCAGGATTCGTATCCTGTACGTACTTTCTGTGGAAGAGCTCTGTGTTCAGGATATTGCCGATCGTCTTTCCATGACCCAGAGTGCTATTTCACATCAACTCCGGGTACTGAAGCAGATGTCACTGGTCAAATTTCGAAGAGATGGAAAAACCATTTACTACTCCCTGGCAGACAGCCATGTGGCAACCATCATGAATCAGGGACTTGAACACGTTACAGAAGAATAA
- a CDS encoding heavy metal translocating P-type ATPase yields MEERIQALEGVESATITFATKQLRLRAADPDALLPHIRKICTSIESEVKVVPRNPAPAASTDTTTKTYLLENLGCAHCASKMEEQIANLEGISEATITFATKQLRLTAKNPDRYLDQIRKICTSIESEVLVKEKDPKPKAQSTKAVTHPTASKKKFFSRENVDIICIIIGAVLFVAGEIMEHKGLGTSATLPVFVIAYLALGGVIVVKAAKNISHGQIFDENFLMSIATLAAFAINDSAEAVGVMLFYRIGELFEEKAVERSRGQIMDAVDLRPEVVNLVTGDDIQVIPSEEAQIGDILLVRPGDRIPLDGIVIEGNSRIDTSPITGEPVPVAVNEGDEITSGCVNTSGQLKIRVEKPLEESMVTRILDSVENAAASKPKIDRFITRFARVYTPCVVGIAVATAILPSLVTGNWHYWIYTAITFLVMSCPCALVLSIPLAFFSGIGAGSKKGILFKGGLSIEGLSKLGAVIMDKTGTITEGNFQLQKVVVTGKYTENDLLSMCAGCEQNSTHPIANSIVAAAIERGIQFEKPISLEEISGHGIVAEMPEGKVLCGNRKLMDKFGITIGELKEAAYGSEVFMAVNGTFAGYMLISDTIKPDAKEAIASLKKLGLHTVMLTGDSEDSAQAVGKDAGIDEIYAKLLPEDKLNALKKVRQAHGTVMFVGDGINDAPVLAGADVGAAMGSGADAAIEAADAVFMNSNVDAIPQSITIARSTNRIAWQNVIFALVIKIAVMILGLAGHANMWMAVFADTGVAMICVLNSIRILYKK; encoded by the coding sequence ATGGAGGAACGGATCCAGGCTCTTGAAGGCGTAGAAAGCGCTACCATTACTTTTGCAACAAAACAGCTTCGCTTAAGGGCTGCAGATCCAGACGCTCTGCTTCCGCATATCCGCAAGATCTGCACATCCATTGAATCTGAAGTTAAAGTTGTTCCGAGAAATCCAGCTCCGGCAGCTTCCACTGACACAACAACTAAGACATATCTTCTGGAAAATCTGGGCTGCGCTCACTGCGCTTCCAAAATGGAGGAACAAATCGCAAACCTTGAAGGCATTTCCGAAGCAACCATCACTTTTGCAACAAAACAGCTTCGCTTAACTGCAAAGAATCCGGATCGATACCTGGATCAGATCCGCAAGATCTGTACATCCATTGAATCCGAAGTTCTTGTAAAAGAAAAGGATCCGAAGCCAAAGGCTCAGTCCACAAAAGCAGTGACTCACCCAACCGCTTCCAAGAAGAAATTTTTCTCCAGGGAAAACGTAGATATCATCTGCATTATCATCGGTGCAGTACTCTTCGTTGCCGGAGAGATCATGGAACACAAAGGCTTAGGCACCAGTGCCACTCTTCCTGTATTTGTGATCGCATACCTGGCACTTGGTGGTGTTATCGTTGTAAAAGCTGCCAAAAACATCTCTCACGGACAGATTTTTGACGAAAACTTTCTCATGAGCATTGCAACTCTTGCCGCTTTTGCCATCAATGATTCCGCTGAGGCCGTAGGCGTTATGCTCTTCTACCGCATTGGCGAGCTTTTTGAGGAAAAAGCCGTTGAACGAAGCCGCGGACAGATCATGGATGCCGTAGACCTTCGTCCGGAAGTAGTAAATCTGGTCACAGGCGATGATATCCAGGTAATTCCCTCTGAAGAGGCTCAGATCGGAGACATTCTTCTGGTCCGTCCCGGAGACCGCATCCCTCTTGATGGTATCGTAATTGAGGGAAACAGCCGCATCGACACTTCTCCGATCACAGGAGAGCCTGTACCGGTTGCTGTAAATGAAGGTGATGAGATCACTTCCGGCTGCGTCAACACCTCCGGACAGCTTAAGATCCGCGTAGAAAAACCTCTGGAAGAATCCATGGTCACTCGTATTCTGGATTCCGTAGAAAACGCAGCAGCAAGCAAACCGAAGATTGACCGCTTTATCACACGCTTTGCCAGGGTTTATACTCCTTGTGTTGTAGGAATCGCAGTGGCAACTGCCATACTCCCATCCCTTGTTACCGGAAACTGGCATTACTGGATCTACACAGCCATTACTTTCCTGGTAATGAGCTGCCCTTGTGCTCTTGTACTTAGTATCCCGCTGGCCTTTTTCTCCGGGATCGGTGCCGGTTCCAAAAAGGGTATCCTTTTCAAGGGTGGCCTTTCCATCGAAGGATTAAGTAAGCTCGGCGCTGTGATCATGGATAAGACCGGCACTATCACAGAAGGCAACTTCCAGCTTCAGAAGGTTGTTGTCACCGGTAAATACACGGAAAACGACCTCCTTTCCATGTGTGCAGGCTGTGAACAAAACTCCACACATCCCATTGCGAACAGCATCGTTGCTGCCGCAATAGAACGTGGAATCCAATTTGAAAAACCGATCTCCCTGGAAGAAATTTCCGGTCATGGGATCGTTGCGGAAATGCCGGAGGGAAAAGTTCTCTGCGGAAATCGCAAGCTGATGGATAAATTCGGAATTACAATCGGAGAATTAAAGGAAGCCGCTTACGGCTCTGAAGTATTTATGGCAGTAAACGGAACCTTCGCAGGATATATGCTGATCTCCGATACCATCAAACCTGACGCAAAGGAAGCCATTGCTTCTCTGAAAAAGCTTGGTCTCCACACTGTTATGCTTACCGGAGACTCCGAAGACAGTGCACAGGCTGTAGGAAAAGATGCCGGAATCGATGAGATCTATGCAAAGCTTCTTCCGGAGGATAAGCTCAATGCCCTGAAAAAGGTCCGCCAGGCACATGGAACTGTTATGTTTGTTGGTGACGGTATCAACGACGCTCCTGTTCTTGCAGGTGCTGATGTAGGTGCTGCCATGGGAAGCGGTGCAGATGCTGCCATTGAAGCCGCAGATGCCGTATTTATGAATTCCAATGTAGATGCGATCCCTCAGTCCATCACCATTGCACGAAGCACAAACCGTATTGCATGGCAGAACGTAATATTTGCCCTGGTGATCAAGATCGCAGTTATGATCCTTGGTCTTGCCGGACATGCCAACATGTGGATGGCCGTATTTGCAGACACTGGCGTTGCCATGATCTGCGTGCTGAATTCCATTCGTATCCTGTATAAAAAATAA
- a CDS encoding LamB/YcsF family protein codes for MYSIDLNSDMGESFGAYKLGGDEEIIKYVTTANVACGWHAGDPMVMDKVVRMAKERGVMVGAHPGYPDLLGFGRRKMVLSHDEVKNYVRYQIGALAAFTKSYGMKLQHVAPHGAMGNACQYDEDISTAICEAICEYDKDLIVYYCAGAVLGDIAESKGLRTASEIFADRAYMDDLSLVPRKMEGSMITDENVAIERCVKMIKEGKVTSINGKELDIKGDTLCVHGDGPKALAFVQRIREKFTEEGIEIKHL; via the coding sequence ATGTACAGTATCGACTTAAACAGTGACATGGGTGAGAGCTTTGGTGCATATAAGCTTGGCGGCGATGAAGAAATCATCAAATATGTCACAACAGCAAATGTAGCATGTGGCTGGCATGCAGGCGATCCGATGGTAATGGATAAGGTAGTCCGCATGGCAAAGGAACGTGGCGTTATGGTTGGAGCCCATCCTGGATATCCGGATCTTCTTGGCTTTGGACGAAGAAAGATGGTTCTCTCTCATGATGAAGTTAAGAATTACGTCAGATATCAGATCGGAGCCCTGGCTGCTTTCACTAAGAGCTACGGAATGAAGCTTCAGCATGTCGCTCCTCATGGAGCAATGGGTAATGCCTGCCAGTATGACGAGGACATTTCCACAGCAATCTGCGAGGCAATCTGTGAGTATGACAAAGATCTGATCGTTTACTACTGTGCAGGTGCAGTTCTTGGAGATATCGCCGAGAGCAAGGGACTTCGTACAGCATCTGAGATTTTTGCAGATCGTGCATACATGGATGATCTTTCTCTTGTACCGAGAAAGATGGAGGGATCCATGATCACAGATGAGAACGTTGCCATCGAAAGATGCGTGAAAATGATCAAAGAAGGTAAAGTCACATCCATCAACGGAAAAGAGCTTGACATCAAGGGTGACACACTCTGTGTACACGGAGACGGACCGAAGGCACTTGCTTTTGTACAGAGGATCCGTGAGAAATTCACAGAAGAAGGTATTGAGATCAAACACTTATAG
- a CDS encoding dicarboxylate/amino acid:cation symporter, with translation MAKEKKQNNIVRNMMIALVGGLVVGLGFMLLKQQMSEGTWNVINALLFQDITADQGFHSIGLFYIIGQLFMRGLQMAIVPLVLVSLSLAMCSISSSSKLGRIAGRTLIGFFCFYVVGACIAGIVAFAMKSAGFFNVKLPAEAVTEAATLDQFNPLATIVTAVPSNIGTAFSSNNSILAVVVVAIVLGLCMNALGDKVDPLKKVLENFSDIINLYLTFLINKVGPVAIFCLISRTFAIYGAEYLAPAAAYIVGAMLTLFVLVVTIYPIGIGLTTGLSPMKFLKKIAKVGVFGFSTNSSAACLPLNTRTCLDELGCSQEITSFVLPTGMTINMNGTTVMHMFAVTFIATASGIDITPANLITVAFLSICAAMGCPAIPIAGTTLIVTILSGMGWTSDLCMIAYALVVAINRPVEMALLPLNVIGDATVNVIVNKKENELDVNKYNA, from the coding sequence ATGGCAAAAGAGAAAAAACAGAACAACATAGTAAGAAACATGATGATCGCTCTGGTCGGCGGTCTGGTCGTAGGACTTGGATTCATGCTTCTGAAACAGCAGATGTCTGAGGGAACATGGAACGTGATCAATGCACTTCTGTTCCAGGATATCACAGCAGATCAGGGATTTCATTCCATCGGTCTCTTCTATATTATCGGACAGCTGTTCATGAGGGGATTACAGATGGCGATCGTACCGCTGGTACTTGTATCCTTAAGCCTTGCAATGTGCAGTATTTCCAGCTCTTCCAAGCTGGGAAGAATCGCAGGGCGTACACTGATTGGATTCTTCTGTTTCTATGTAGTAGGCGCATGCATCGCAGGTATCGTTGCATTTGCAATGAAATCTGCAGGCTTCTTCAATGTTAAGCTTCCGGCAGAGGCAGTTACAGAGGCTGCAACACTGGATCAGTTTAACCCGCTTGCAACAATCGTAACAGCAGTTCCGTCCAACATCGGAACCGCATTCAGCAGCAACAACAGTATCCTTGCAGTTGTAGTAGTAGCTATCGTTCTCGGACTTTGCATGAACGCACTTGGTGACAAGGTGGATCCTCTGAAAAAAGTTCTTGAAAATTTCAGCGATATCATCAACCTGTACCTTACATTCCTGATCAACAAGGTTGGTCCTGTTGCAATCTTCTGCCTGATCTCCCGTACATTCGCAATTTACGGAGCAGAGTATCTGGCACCTGCAGCTGCTTATATTGTAGGTGCAATGCTGACACTGTTTGTACTTGTAGTTACGATTTACCCGATCGGTATCGGTCTTACAACAGGCTTAAGCCCGATGAAATTCCTCAAGAAGATCGCTAAGGTCGGTGTATTCGGATTCTCCACAAACTCTTCTGCAGCATGCCTTCCGCTGAACACCAGAACATGCCTTGATGAGCTTGGATGCTCTCAGGAGATCACAAGCTTCGTACTTCCAACAGGTATGACCATCAACATGAACGGAACAACAGTTATGCATATGTTTGCAGTAACCTTTATTGCAACAGCATCCGGAATCGACATCACACCGGCAAACCTGATCACAGTTGCATTCCTTTCCATCTGTGCAGCAATGGGCTGCCCGGCTATCCCGATCGCAGGTACAACTCTGATCGTAACCATCCTTTCCGGTATGGGCTGGACATCTGATCTTTGCATGATCGCATATGCACTTGTTGTAGCAATCAACCGTCCGGTTGAGATGGCACTTCTTCCGCTTAACGTAATCGGTGATGCAACAGTCAACGTTATCGTTAACAAGAAAGAGAATGAGCTTGACGTAAACAAATATAACGCGTAA
- a CDS encoding pyridoxal phosphate-dependent aminotransferase, translating into MEYKTAKRMECLPFSGIRAVMEKANKMQQAGEKIIHLEIGRPDFDTPEKIKKAANESLAAGHVFYTSNYGIPKLREAIAKWENENHGTDYEASEVLVTVGVGEATFASMDAFLDPGDEILVPNPVWLNYIHVPSALGAVPVTYSLREENDYQIDFEEMESKITDKTKMIVVVNPSNPTGGVFSRETLEKLSEIAIRHDLLVIADEIYSQLVYDGTEHVSIASLPGMKERTITLGGFSKAYSMTGWRLGYMCAPVGIIQACVRVHQYTVTCASSFVQEAALTALSDCAEDVEAMRKEYQRRKDYVVKALNEIDGISCNNPHGAFYIFVNIKSLGMTSMEVAEYLLDNAKIALVPGSAFGSEGEGYLRISYACSYEDLQEACARIKKAVEELKNK; encoded by the coding sequence ATGGAGTACAAGACAGCGAAAAGAATGGAATGCCTTCCGTTTTCCGGTATCCGTGCAGTAATGGAAAAAGCAAACAAAATGCAGCAGGCAGGAGAAAAGATCATTCACCTGGAGATCGGACGTCCGGATTTTGATACACCTGAGAAGATCAAAAAGGCAGCAAACGAGAGCCTTGCAGCAGGACATGTGTTTTACACATCCAACTACGGTATCCCGAAACTGAGAGAGGCCATTGCAAAATGGGAGAACGAGAACCATGGTACAGATTATGAAGCATCTGAAGTTCTTGTAACAGTAGGTGTTGGTGAGGCAACTTTCGCATCCATGGACGCTTTCCTGGATCCCGGCGATGAGATCCTTGTCCCGAACCCGGTATGGCTGAACTACATCCATGTTCCGTCAGCACTTGGAGCAGTACCTGTAACATACAGCCTGAGAGAAGAGAACGATTATCAGATCGACTTTGAGGAGATGGAGTCAAAGATCACAGACAAGACAAAGATGATCGTAGTTGTTAACCCAAGCAACCCGACCGGCGGTGTGTTTTCCAGAGAGACACTTGAGAAATTAAGTGAGATCGCCATCAGACATGACCTTCTTGTGATCGCGGATGAGATCTACAGCCAGCTTGTATACGATGGAACAGAGCATGTAAGCATCGCATCCCTTCCGGGAATGAAAGAGCGTACCATTACATTAGGAGGCTTTTCAAAAGCTTACTCAATGACAGGCTGGAGACTTGGATATATGTGTGCACCGGTTGGAATCATCCAGGCATGCGTACGTGTTCATCAGTATACCGTTACCTGCGCTTCTTCCTTCGTACAGGAAGCAGCACTTACCGCATTAAGTGACTGTGCAGAAGATGTTGAGGCAATGAGAAAGGAATATCAGAGAAGAAAAGATTATGTGGTAAAGGCTCTGAACGAGATCGATGGGATCAGCTGCAATAACCCACATGGCGCTTTTTATATCTTCGTAAATATCAAGAGCCTTGGAATGACTTCTATGGAGGTGGCCGAGTATCTTCTTGACAATGCAAAGATCGCCCTAGTACCTGGCTCCGCATTCGGCTCCGAAGGTGAGGGATACTTAAGAATTTCCTATGCATGCAGCTATGAGGATCTTCAGGAAGCATGTGCAAGGATTAAAAAAGCAGTGGAAGAGCTGAAAAACAAATGA
- a CDS encoding LysR family transcriptional regulator — translation MNLAEIETFLTIVNTKSITRTADLLFLSQPTVSHRLTSLENELGFPLVIRQKGHKQVELTAKGTDFIILAERWMSLWKETMELQRNQDSLLLTIGCTDSLNVAVFAPLYDRILNEQTKLDLNIESHHSSELYGLLGEHSIDIGFVYHKLHYKNIITEKIFEEKLYLVQSDQPVIPAPAIHTDELDPSLELFLSWDDNYQIWHDRWLSSASRPHIAADTITLLDRLWKKPGNWMVAPQSVILELSHYRPLFISELKNTPPNRVCYKIKHKYPKSTSKRAVEFFENALEDFLAESTPSFPIGQVWERQK, via the coding sequence ATGAACCTTGCTGAAATCGAAACCTTTCTCACCATTGTAAATACCAAGAGCATCACCCGTACAGCGGATCTTCTTTTTCTTTCCCAGCCTACTGTCAGCCACCGGCTCACATCTCTGGAGAACGAACTGGGTTTCCCCCTTGTGATCCGTCAGAAAGGCCATAAGCAGGTGGAACTGACTGCCAAGGGAACAGATTTTATCATCCTTGCAGAACGCTGGATGTCTCTCTGGAAGGAAACTATGGAGCTGCAGCGCAATCAGGATTCTCTGCTGCTTACCATAGGCTGTACAGACAGCCTGAACGTAGCTGTTTTCGCACCACTGTATGACAGGATCTTAAATGAGCAGACTAAGCTGGACCTGAACATCGAGTCCCATCACTCTTCAGAGCTCTACGGTCTTCTTGGAGAACACAGCATTGATATCGGATTTGTCTACCACAAATTGCATTACAAGAATATCATAACAGAGAAAATCTTCGAAGAAAAGCTTTATCTGGTACAATCGGATCAGCCAGTGATTCCGGCTCCGGCAATACATACCGATGAGCTGGATCCATCCCTGGAGCTGTTTTTAAGCTGGGATGACAATTATCAGATCTGGCATGACCGCTGGCTTTCCTCCGCTTCCAGGCCTCACATTGCGGCAGATACCATCACACTTTTGGACCGTCTCTGGAAAAAGCCGGGAAACTGGATGGTCGCACCACAGTCTGTGATCCTGGAGCTTTCCCATTACCGGCCTCTTTTTATCAGTGAACTGAAAAACACGCCGCCAAATCGTGTTTGCTATAAGATCAAACATAAATATCCAAAATCCACCAGCAAACGTGCCGTGGAATTCTTTGAAAATGCACTGGAAGACTTTCTTGCAGAATCCACTCCGTCCTTCCCGATCGGCCAGGTATGGGAACGGCAGAAATAA
- a CDS encoding RraA family protein: MALGCRIRRNFERPSKELVEAFRGIPVANIDDNCGRIAAVDSSIFPLNPKARLLGTAFTVNAPAGDNLLFHKALDMAQPGDVIVLANKGSLSRALCGEIMSNYAKSRGIAGIIIDGCVRDSYTLSQMDFPVYAKGITPNGPYKNGPGEMNFPVSFAGIVINPGDIIVGDSDGLLAIRPDEHTAELAEIARKYHAGEEKQLEGILTRGEWPRPWVDETLKKVGFEFVD; encoded by the coding sequence ATGGCATTAGGATGTAGAATCAGACGAAACTTTGAAAGACCGTCAAAAGAATTAGTAGAAGCCTTCCGTGGGATTCCGGTTGCAAATATTGATGATAACTGTGGAAGGATCGCTGCTGTAGATTCCAGCATTTTCCCTCTGAACCCGAAGGCAAGACTTCTGGGAACTGCATTTACAGTAAATGCACCGGCAGGAGATAACCTTTTGTTCCATAAAGCACTGGATATGGCTCAGCCGGGAGATGTTATCGTTCTTGCAAACAAAGGAAGCCTGAGCAGAGCACTTTGCGGCGAGATCATGAGCAACTATGCGAAATCCAGAGGAATCGCAGGAATCATCATTGACGGATGTGTTCGTGACAGCTATACATTAAGTCAGATGGATTTCCCTGTATATGCAAAAGGTATCACACCAAACGGACCATACAAAAACGGCCCGGGAGAGATGAACTTCCCGGTATCTTTCGCAGGAATCGTTATCAATCCTGGTGATATCATTGTAGGAGACTCTGACGGACTTCTTGCTATCAGACCGGATGAGCACACAGCAGAGCTTGCAGAGATCGCAAGAAAATACCATGCTGGTGAGGAAAAACAGCTTGAGGGAATCCTGACACGCGGTGAGTGGCCACGTCCATGGGTTGACGAAACTCTCAAAAAAGTCGGATTTGAATTTGTAGACTAA
- the pxpB gene encoding 5-oxoprolinase subunit PxpB encodes MDVKFLIAGDRAVSVEFGSVISLEVNARVRALDEKLKESPIEGMVETVPTYCALIVHYRPEVIRYSRLVEELEKRIADMHEVSTTTKKVVKEIPVYYGGETGPDLEYCAELENTTTEEIIRKHSQHEYYVYMLGFAPGHPYMARFEEPFSFKRRTSPRVKIPARSIVVQLALSDFIPFEQPCGWNIIGSTPLDICNFTKEDPFLVRAGDWVKHVPVTKTEYDQIRRDVENGTYKVKTYTPQDNG; translated from the coding sequence ATGGATGTGAAGTTCCTGATCGCAGGAGACAGAGCAGTTTCCGTTGAATTCGGCAGTGTGATCAGCCTTGAGGTCAATGCCAGGGTGCGTGCACTGGATGAAAAATTAAAAGAATCTCCAATTGAAGGCATGGTGGAAACAGTTCCGACCTATTGTGCACTGATCGTACATTACCGCCCGGAGGTGATCCGTTATTCCAGACTGGTGGAAGAACTGGAGAAGAGAATTGCAGACATGCATGAGGTTTCCACAACAACGAAGAAGGTTGTAAAAGAGATTCCGGTTTATTATGGCGGTGAGACCGGACCGGATCTGGAGTACTGTGCAGAGCTTGAGAATACTACAACAGAGGAAATTATCCGTAAGCATTCTCAGCACGAATATTATGTATACATGCTTGGGTTTGCACCGGGACATCCGTATATGGCCCGATTTGAGGAGCCCTTCAGCTTTAAGAGAAGAACCTCTCCGAGGGTAAAGATTCCTGCAAGATCCATTGTTGTCCAGCTGGCTCTGTCTGATTTTATTCCTTTTGAGCAGCCGTGTGGATGGAATATCATCGGAAGTACACCTCTTGATATCTGTAATTTTACAAAGGAGGATCCGTTCCTTGTACGTGCCGGTGACTGGGTAAAGCATGTACCTGTCACAAAAACGGAGTATGATCAGATCCGAAGAGACGTGGAAAACGGTACCTATAAAGTGAAAACCTATACGCCACAGGATAACGGTTAA
- a CDS encoding biotin-dependent carboxyltransferase family protein, translating into MGITVENGGILTTVQDEGRFGNQAFGVSTSGAMDPRAFHIANLLVGNKKTEGALEMTFIGPTLTFTSDNIIAVTGGDLTPMLDGQPFPMYKAVLVKKGQKLMFAGARNGSRGYIAFAGGLDIPLVMGSKSTLLRNHIGGVDGRKLEKGDSIEFTAPKTELPNMELRHVPAEIYPSDEVVLRVVLGPQENEFTEEGVRKFFWYSGTITNEFDRMGCRIEREPVEHAGDGNINTDGISMGSIQVPLNGQPIIMLADRQSTGGYPKIGTVITVDFAKIAQARPGQKIRFVEVSLDLAQDLYIRELNEMDALDERLNGKL; encoded by the coding sequence ATGGGAATTACAGTTGAAAACGGCGGGATCCTGACCACTGTTCAGGATGAGGGAAGATTCGGGAACCAGGCATTTGGTGTTTCTACATCCGGTGCCATGGATCCGCGTGCTTTCCATATTGCCAATCTTCTGGTAGGCAATAAAAAAACAGAGGGTGCTCTGGAGATGACTTTTATCGGACCAACCCTTACTTTTACCAGTGATAATATTATTGCGGTGACAGGTGGAGATCTGACACCGATGCTGGATGGACAGCCTTTCCCGATGTATAAAGCTGTTCTTGTAAAAAAAGGCCAGAAGCTGATGTTTGCAGGTGCCAGAAACGGAAGCCGCGGATATATCGCTTTTGCCGGCGGACTGGATATCCCGCTTGTGATGGGAAGTAAGTCTACTCTGCTTCGTAACCACATCGGCGGTGTGGACGGAAGAAAACTGGAAAAGGGCGACAGCATTGAGTTTACTGCTCCGAAGACAGAGCTTCCGAATATGGAACTCCGTCATGTTCCAGCAGAGATCTATCCTTCTGATGAGGTAGTTCTCCGTGTGGTTCTGGGACCACAGGAGAATGAATTTACGGAAGAAGGTGTTCGTAAATTTTTCTGGTACAGCGGTACGATCACCAATGAGTTTGATCGTATGGGCTGTCGTATCGAGAGAGAGCCGGTAGAGCATGCCGGTGACGGTAATATCAATACAGATGGTATTTCCATGGGATCGATTCAGGTTCCTTTAAACGGACAGCCGATCATTATGCTGGCAGACCGTCAGAGTACAGGCGGTTATCCAAAGATCGGTACTGTGATCACTGTGGATTTTGCCAAGATCGCCCAGGCACGTCCTGGTCAGAAGATACGTTTTGTTGAGGTCAGTCTGGACCTTGCCCAGGATTTGTATATCCGTGAGTTGAATGAAATGGATGCTCTGGATGAACGACTGAATGGAAAACTTTAA
- a CDS encoding D-2-hydroxyacid dehydrogenase, giving the protein MKIVVLDGYTENPGDLSWDALKELGEVTVYDRTSYEESPLIAERIGDAEIVIINKTPISKETIDKCPNMKLIAVLATGYNVVDYNYAKEKNIPVVNVPTYGTQIVGQYALGLLLEICSHYGHHDETVKAGKWENNADWCYWDYPMIELYGKTAGIIGLGRIGQATAKLLNALDMKVLAYDAYQSEAGAKLAEYVSLDELFAQSDVIFLHCPLFPETEGMINKENIAKMKDGVILINNSRGQLVVEQDLADALNSGKVYAAGLDVVSTEPIKGDNPLLKAKNCIITPHISWAAQASRQRIMDITVDNIKAFLAGNTVNRVNK; this is encoded by the coding sequence ATGAAGATTGTTGTATTGGATGGCTACACAGAGAACCCTGGAGATTTAAGCTGGGACGCATTAAAAGAGCTTGGAGAGGTTACTGTTTATGACAGAACTTCCTACGAAGAGTCTCCGCTGATCGCTGAGCGTATCGGCGATGCTGAGATCGTTATTATCAATAAAACTCCGATTTCCAAGGAGACCATCGACAAGTGCCCGAACATGAAACTGATCGCTGTTCTGGCTACCGGTTATAATGTTGTTGATTACAACTATGCAAAAGAGAAAAATATTCCGGTTGTAAATGTTCCTACTTATGGTACACAGATCGTTGGTCAGTATGCTCTGGGTCTTCTTCTTGAGATCTGCTCTCACTATGGTCATCATGATGAGACGGTTAAGGCAGGCAAATGGGAGAATAATGCTGACTGGTGCTACTGGGATTATCCGATGATCGAGCTTTATGGAAAAACTGCCGGTATCATTGGCCTTGGTAGAATTGGACAGGCTACTGCCAAGCTTCTGAATGCGCTGGATATGAAGGTTCTTGCTTATGATGCTTATCAGAGTGAGGCTGGCGCAAAGCTTGCTGAGTATGTTTCTCTTGACGAGCTGTTTGCACAGTCTGATGTGATCTTCCTTCACTGCCCGCTTTTCCCGGAGACAGAGGGTATGATCAATAAAGAGAATATCGCGAAGATGAAGGATGGTGTTATCCTTATCAACAACAGCCGTGGTCAGCTGGTTGTTGAGCAGGATCTTGCGGATGCTCTGAACAGTGGCAAGGTTTATGCTGCTGGTCTTGATGTTGTTTCTACTGAGCCGATCAAAGGGGATAACCCGCTTCTTAAGGCTAAGAACTGCATCATCACTCCGCATATTTCCTGGGCTGCGCAGGCTTCCAGACAGAGAATTATGGATATTACGGTTGATAATATCAAGGCTTTTCTGGCTGGTAATACAGTTAACAGAGTTAATAAATAA